The following are from one region of the Gloeomargarita lithophora Alchichica-D10 genome:
- a CDS encoding metal-binding protein: MASGAVHDRLILWTSPVVAGVTWQVTGGGHLPLLVTGGYVFSGLMFSGDLDIPSRQWQRWGLCKVFWIPYQKCLKHRSIWSHGLIVGTLGRLIYVGLGLGILLAVGLGISVWRGEPWPVELWVRQYVTLYKTELFAVVVGLELGAWNHSVSDWVSSALKKWRT, from the coding sequence ATGGCAAGTGGTGCGGTGCATGACCGGTTAATTCTCTGGACTAGCCCGGTGGTGGCTGGGGTCACCTGGCAGGTCACGGGTGGGGGACATTTGCCTCTGCTGGTGACGGGGGGTTATGTATTTAGCGGGTTGATGTTTAGTGGGGATTTGGATATTCCTTCTCGCCAGTGGCAGCGGTGGGGGCTGTGTAAAGTTTTTTGGATTCCCTACCAAAAATGCCTGAAACATCGCTCTATCTGGTCGCATGGGCTGATTGTGGGTACCCTGGGGCGTTTGATTTATGTAGGTTTAGGATTGGGAATCCTATTGGCGGTGGGTCTAGGGATCAGTGTCTGGCGGGGTGAACCTTGGCCGGTGGAGCTGTGGGTGCGCCAGTATGTCACGCTTTACAAAACCGAATTATTTGCCGTGGTGGTGGGGTTAGAGCTAGGGGCGTGGAACCATTCTGTGAGTGACTGGGTGAGTTCTGCCCTGAAAAAATGGCGCACTTAA
- a CDS encoding glycosyltransferase family 4 protein: MRIALFTETFLPKIDGIVTRLSHTIRWLGQMGDEVLVFAPAGAPAEYCGAKVVGVTGMPLPMYPELKLAWPHWGIGQKLREFQPHVVHVVNPAVLGVGGVLFSKWYKLPLVASYHTHLPRYLQHYGLGALEGLLWALLRAGHNQAQLNLCTSTAMIQELHSNGIERLALWQRGVDTELFHPGQYQPETRSHLTQGHPEAPLFLYVGRLSAEKEIERLRPLLTVIPSAHLALVGDGPHREQLQQYFSGTNTHFIGYLQGAALAQAFAVADVFVFPSCTETLGLVLLEAMATGCPVVAARRGGITDVVQDGVHGFLYEPEREMGLVEAVQQVLASPTQRHRLQVSARQEAERWGWDRATAQLRQYYRQVAAPC, translated from the coding sequence ATGCGGATTGCCCTGTTTACGGAAACGTTTTTGCCCAAAATTGATGGGATTGTCACCCGGTTGAGCCACACGATCCGCTGGTTGGGGCAGATGGGCGATGAGGTGTTGGTGTTTGCCCCGGCGGGTGCCCCGGCGGAATACTGCGGTGCCAAGGTGGTGGGGGTGACGGGGATGCCGTTGCCCATGTACCCGGAGCTAAAATTGGCCTGGCCGCACTGGGGAATTGGCCAAAAACTGCGGGAGTTTCAACCCCATGTGGTGCATGTGGTGAATCCGGCGGTGTTGGGGGTGGGGGGGGTGCTGTTTAGTAAATGGTACAAACTGCCCCTGGTGGCCTCGTACCATACCCATTTACCTCGTTATTTACAGCATTACGGGTTGGGGGCATTGGAGGGGCTGTTGTGGGCACTTCTGCGGGCGGGGCACAACCAAGCCCAGTTGAATCTTTGTACTTCAACTGCGATGATCCAAGAATTACATAGTAATGGCATTGAGCGCTTAGCCCTGTGGCAAAGGGGGGTGGATACGGAGTTGTTTCATCCGGGGCAGTACCAGCCGGAAACCCGTTCGCATTTGACCCAGGGGCATCCCGAAGCCCCCTTATTTCTCTACGTGGGGCGGTTGTCGGCAGAAAAAGAAATTGAACGGTTAAGACCCCTGCTAACGGTCATACCATCGGCACACCTAGCCCTGGTGGGGGATGGTCCCCATCGGGAGCAATTACAGCAGTATTTTAGCGGTACGAATACCCATTTTATTGGCTATTTGCAGGGGGCGGCCTTGGCGCAGGCGTTTGCGGTGGCGGATGTGTTTGTGTTTCCTTCCTGCACAGAAACCCTGGGTTTGGTGCTGTTGGAGGCGATGGCGACGGGTTGCCCGGTGGTGGCGGCGCGCCGGGGGGGAATCACGGATGTGGTGCAGGACGGGGTGCATGGGTTTCTTTACGAGCCGGAGCGGGAAATGGGCTTGGTGGAGGCGGTACAGCAGGTTTTAGCCTCTCCGACCCAACGGCACCGGCTCCAGGTATCGGCGCGCCAGGAAGCGGAACGGTGGGGGTGGGATCGGGCGACGGCGCAACTCCGCCAGTATTACCGGCAGGTGGCGGCACCGTGTTGA
- the dxs gene encoding 1-deoxy-D-xylulose-5-phosphate synthase, with amino-acid sequence MHLSEITHPNQLHGLSVAELEAIARQIREKHLQTVAATGGHLGPGLGVVELTLGLYQTLDLDRDKVVWDVGHQAYPHKIITGRYQRFSTLRQKNGIAGYLKRCESRFDHFGAGHASTSISAGLGMAIARDLRGEDFKVVAIIGDGALTGGMALEAINHAGHLPTTRLVVVLNDNEMSISPNVGAIPRYLNKLRLSPPMQFLTESLEEQFKHLPFVDEVLAHNLKEGMKRLTVPKVGAVFEELGFTYFGPVDGHNIAELMDTFGRAHQICGPVLVHVATTKGKGYEVAEQDQVGYHAQNAFDLATGKPKPASKPKPPGYSKVFGQTLARLAQDNPKIVGITAAMATGTGLDIFQKQCPDQYIDVGIAEQHAVTLAAGLACEGMRPVAAIYSTFLQRGYDQIVHDVCIQKLPVFFCLDRAGIVGADGPTHQGMYDIAYLRCLPHMVLMAPKDEAELQRMIVTGIQYTAGPIAMRYPRGNGYGVPLMEEGWEPLPIGKGELLRHGGDVLLVAYGAMVVPALQTAELLKEHGVDAAVVNARFAKPLDTELILPLAREIGRVVTLEEGCLPGGFGSGVAEALLDAGLTVSLLRLGVPDMLVDHAKPEESKADLGLTPPQMGERIQQFLGVAVAVPAVNVPG; translated from the coding sequence GTGCATCTGAGTGAAATTACCCATCCGAATCAACTGCATGGCCTGTCAGTGGCCGAATTGGAAGCCATCGCTCGCCAGATTCGCGAAAAACATCTGCAAACCGTGGCCGCCACGGGGGGGCATTTGGGGCCGGGGTTGGGGGTGGTGGAACTCACCCTGGGGCTGTATCAAACCTTAGATTTAGACCGGGATAAGGTGGTCTGGGACGTGGGGCACCAAGCCTATCCCCACAAGATTATTACGGGGCGGTATCAGCGGTTTAGTACTCTGCGCCAAAAAAATGGCATCGCCGGTTATTTGAAACGCTGTGAGAGCCGGTTTGACCATTTTGGGGCGGGTCATGCGTCCACCAGTATTTCGGCGGGATTGGGGATGGCCATCGCCCGGGATTTGCGGGGGGAAGACTTTAAGGTGGTGGCAATTATCGGGGATGGTGCCCTCACGGGGGGGATGGCTTTGGAGGCGATTAACCATGCGGGGCATTTGCCGACAACCCGGTTGGTGGTGGTGTTGAATGATAATGAAATGTCCATCTCTCCCAATGTGGGGGCGATTCCCCGTTATTTGAATAAACTGCGTCTTAGCCCGCCGATGCAGTTTTTGACCGAGAGTTTGGAGGAGCAATTTAAGCATTTGCCCTTTGTGGATGAGGTGCTGGCGCACAACCTGAAAGAGGGGATGAAACGCCTGACGGTGCCCAAGGTGGGGGCGGTATTTGAGGAGTTGGGCTTTACCTATTTTGGGCCGGTGGATGGGCACAATATCGCCGAATTGATGGATACCTTTGGGCGGGCGCACCAGATTTGTGGGCCGGTGTTGGTGCATGTGGCGACCACCAAGGGCAAAGGTTACGAGGTGGCGGAGCAAGACCAGGTGGGGTATCACGCCCAGAATGCCTTTGATTTGGCGACGGGCAAACCCAAACCGGCGAGCAAACCCAAGCCGCCCGGCTATTCCAAGGTGTTTGGGCAGACCTTGGCTCGGTTGGCGCAGGATAACCCCAAAATTGTGGGCATCACGGCGGCGATGGCGACGGGGACGGGATTGGATATTTTCCAAAAACAATGCCCGGATCAGTATATTGACGTGGGGATTGCCGAACAGCACGCCGTGACGTTGGCCGCTGGCTTGGCCTGTGAGGGAATGCGCCCGGTGGCGGCGATTTATTCCACGTTTTTGCAACGGGGTTACGACCAGATTGTGCATGACGTGTGCATCCAAAAATTACCCGTGTTTTTCTGTTTAGACCGGGCGGGGATTGTCGGGGCGGACGGGCCGACCCACCAGGGGATGTATGACATTGCCTACCTGCGATGCCTGCCCCACATGGTACTCATGGCACCCAAGGATGAGGCGGAATTGCAACGGATGATCGTGACGGGGATTCAGTACACCGCTGGGCCGATTGCCATGCGTTATCCGCGGGGGAATGGCTACGGCGTACCCCTGATGGAGGAGGGTTGGGAACCCCTGCCCATTGGTAAGGGGGAACTCCTGCGCCACGGGGGGGATGTGCTGTTGGTAGCCTACGGGGCGATGGTGGTGCCGGCATTACAAACGGCGGAATTGCTGAAAGAGCATGGGGTGGATGCCGCGGTGGTCAACGCCCGCTTTGCCAAGCCCCTGGATACGGAGTTGATTTTGCCCTTGGCACGGGAGATTGGTCGGGTGGTGACCCTGGAGGAGGGGTGCCTGCCGGGGGGCTTTGGCAGTGGGGTAGCAGAAGCCTTGCTGGATGCGGGGTTGACCGTCTCGCTTTTGCGGTTGGGGGTGCCGGATATGCTGGTGGATCACGCCAAACCGGAGGAATCCAAGGCGGATTTGGGACTCACGCCGCCCCAGATGGGCGAGCGGATTCAGCAATTTTTGGGCGTTGCTGTGGCGGTACCGGCGGTCAATGTACCGGGGTAA
- a CDS encoding AAA family ATPase has product MGLAAAVEELRTLILSFHPIIVMETVEEERVQQVLQTLAPTIPLPLFEWSVTRGLVRLPCAVGRALHGTTEPLLALGNMAEYTVEAIFCLQDFVPHLSEPQVARKLRELARQFSQTRSTIVLTGATVTLPAELQDYAVRYTLPGADTQELRQMVKAVLTSLKDKQPVKIDLQPWQMEELLRALQGMTLNQARQALAHAILVDGALSAADIPRILERKAQAIHAEGLLEYYPVTEPRTALGGFQRLKQWMQRAQMGFTPEAKALNLPLPKGILLVGVQGCGKSLAAKAIAQEWGMPLVKLDVGRLYDKYVGESEKNLRRALLLAGSLAPVVLWVDELEKAVGGGNDTDTGVSQRFLGTLLTWMQEKTQPVFIVATANDLTPLPPELLRKGRFDEIFFVDLPDEAERERIWQIHLHHRKQDPAQLDLPALVNASEGFSGAEIEQVVVAGLYRALYLQKPLDTALLLAELQQTIPLSVSRREEITHLRRFAQGRFTPVH; this is encoded by the coding sequence ATGGGTTTGGCGGCGGCGGTGGAGGAGTTACGCACCCTGATTCTTTCGTTTCACCCGATTATTGTCATGGAGACGGTGGAAGAGGAGCGGGTGCAACAGGTATTACAAACCCTTGCCCCGACGATTCCTTTGCCCCTATTTGAATGGTCGGTGACCCGCGGCTTGGTGCGTCTGCCCTGTGCGGTGGGGCGAGCGTTGCATGGGACGACGGAACCCCTGCTGGCCTTGGGCAATATGGCGGAATATACGGTGGAGGCGATTTTTTGTTTGCAGGATTTTGTCCCCCACCTGAGCGAGCCGCAGGTGGCTCGGAAACTGCGGGAATTAGCCCGACAATTTAGCCAGACCCGCTCCACGATTGTCCTCACCGGGGCGACGGTGACCCTACCCGCGGAATTGCAGGATTATGCGGTGCGTTATACCCTGCCGGGGGCGGATACCCAGGAATTGCGCCAGATGGTGAAGGCGGTGCTGACCTCCCTGAAGGATAAACAGCCAGTCAAAATTGACTTGCAACCCTGGCAAATGGAGGAATTACTACGGGCTTTGCAGGGGATGACGCTCAACCAAGCCCGCCAAGCGCTGGCCCATGCGATTTTGGTGGATGGTGCCTTGAGTGCCGCCGATATTCCCCGGATTTTGGAGCGCAAAGCCCAGGCCATCCATGCCGAAGGACTGCTGGAGTATTACCCGGTGACAGAACCCCGGACGGCATTGGGGGGCTTTCAACGGCTGAAACAGTGGATGCAACGGGCGCAGATGGGGTTTACCCCGGAGGCCAAAGCCTTGAACCTGCCCCTGCCGAAGGGGATTTTGTTGGTGGGGGTGCAGGGCTGTGGCAAGTCCCTGGCGGCCAAGGCGATTGCCCAGGAGTGGGGGATGCCCCTGGTGAAGTTGGATGTGGGGCGGTTGTACGACAAATACGTGGGGGAGTCGGAAAAAAACCTGCGGCGGGCATTATTGCTGGCGGGTTCCCTGGCGCCGGTGGTGCTGTGGGTGGATGAATTGGAAAAAGCCGTTGGCGGGGGCAATGATACGGATACGGGGGTCAGCCAGCGGTTTTTGGGCACCTTACTCACCTGGATGCAGGAAAAAACCCAGCCGGTGTTTATCGTGGCGACCGCCAATGACCTCACCCCTTTGCCCCCGGAGCTGTTGCGGAAGGGACGCTTTGATGAGATTTTCTTTGTGGATTTACCCGACGAGGCGGAGCGGGAGCGGATTTGGCAGATTCACCTGCACCATCGCAAACAAGACCCAGCGCAGTTGGATTTACCCGCCTTGGTGAACGCCAGCGAGGGCTTTAGCGGGGCGGAAATCGAACAGGTGGTGGTGGCGGGGCTATACCGGGCATTGTATCTACAAAAACCCCTGGATACCGCCCTATTGTTGGCAGAACTCCAACAAACTATTCCCCTGTCCGTCAGCCGCCGGGAAGAAATTACCCACCTGCGCCGGTTTGCCCAGGGACGCTTTACCCCGGTACATTGA
- a CDS encoding TetR/AcrR family transcriptional regulator, whose protein sequence is MTPSPRRAAKVDAILDAAMTEFVTQGYAATSLDRIASGAGVSKATIHSYFQYKEVLFAALVERMATEVKMAEVLVGSYPDVLSLLRAVAVAILYKDEKSLHLRDLIRLIIGESGRFPELAKIFVQRLCMPMMQTLRGAFQQVPELADLDTEILARSFLGSIIFFDLLQDTLHGQAVMPMDRDYFMNTLLETIAVWIKPS, encoded by the coding sequence ATGACCCCATCGCCCCGCAGAGCGGCCAAGGTGGATGCGATTTTGGATGCGGCCATGACCGAATTTGTCACCCAGGGGTATGCGGCCACCAGTTTAGACCGGATTGCCAGTGGGGCGGGGGTTTCCAAGGCCACGATCCACAGCTATTTTCAGTACAAAGAGGTGTTGTTTGCCGCCCTAGTGGAACGGATGGCTACGGAGGTGAAGATGGCGGAGGTGTTGGTGGGGAGTTATCCCGATGTCCTCAGTTTGTTGCGGGCGGTGGCGGTGGCGATTTTGTACAAGGATGAAAAATCCTTACATTTGCGGGATTTGATTCGTTTGATTATTGGTGAATCCGGGCGGTTTCCCGAATTGGCGAAAATTTTTGTTCAGCGGTTGTGTATGCCGATGATGCAAACCCTGCGGGGGGCGTTCCAGCAGGTACCGGAACTGGCGGATCTAGATACGGAAATTCTCGCCCGCAGTTTTTTGGGGAGCATTATTTTCTTTGACCTACTCCAAGATACTCTGCATGGACAGGCGGTGATGCCCATGGACAGGGATTACTTTATGAATACCCTATTGGAAACAATTGCTGTTTGGATCAAACCCAGTTAG
- a CDS encoding HlyD family efflux transporter periplasmic adaptor subunit — translation MTGLRWSRPWPWGLAVLGGLAGGWLMLPRPWVRVEPAPVVVVTPATVTALGYLEPASRVIQLTPPTPSDGGQNSRIASLRVEEGDWVTQGQVIAVLDSQARLQAAYQEAAANLALAQANLAQVLAGAKPGEIQAQKERIQRLIAQRETERAAQMATVNRLQAEVDFATTERNRYRQLFREGAESQSLLDSKELNLKAVQNQLAEAQANLTRIERTVQKQIHEAQATLAQIQEVRSVDVQTAQAEIQIRQSALHKAQVNLEQTRLRAPFAGQILTVYTRPGEVVGTNGVVALGQTQKMTAVLEVYETEIRKVKLGQTVRLFADSINEPLWGKVTQIGVIIQRQNVINSDPSENIDSRVVEVRVELAPQSSQQVAGQTNLQITGEIQP, via the coding sequence ATGACCGGGCTACGGTGGTCACGCCCCTGGCCTTGGGGGTTGGCGGTATTGGGGGGCTTGGCGGGGGGGTGGTTGATGCTGCCCCGCCCTTGGGTACGGGTGGAACCTGCGCCTGTGGTGGTTGTGACACCGGCTACCGTGACCGCTTTGGGGTATTTGGAACCCGCCTCCCGCGTGATTCAACTCACCCCACCCACCCCCAGCGATGGTGGACAAAATAGCCGCATTGCCAGCTTACGAGTCGAAGAAGGGGACTGGGTAACCCAGGGGCAAGTCATCGCCGTCCTGGATAGTCAAGCACGGTTGCAGGCGGCGTACCAGGAAGCGGCGGCCAATTTAGCCCTTGCCCAGGCGAATTTAGCCCAAGTCTTAGCCGGGGCAAAACCGGGGGAAATTCAGGCACAAAAAGAACGGATTCAGCGGTTAATCGCCCAGCGGGAAACCGAGCGCGCCGCCCAGATGGCTACCGTCAATCGTTTACAAGCGGAGGTGGATTTTGCCACTACGGAACGCAATCGGTATCGCCAATTATTCCGGGAAGGCGCAGAAAGTCAATCACTTTTGGACAGTAAAGAACTCAACCTTAAAGCAGTCCAAAATCAACTCGCCGAAGCCCAGGCCAATTTAACTCGAATTGAACGTACTGTACAAAAACAAATTCACGAAGCCCAGGCCACTTTGGCGCAAATTCAGGAAGTTCGTAGCGTAGATGTACAAACGGCGCAAGCGGAAATTCAGATTCGTCAATCCGCTTTGCACAAAGCCCAAGTCAATTTGGAGCAAACCCGCTTGCGGGCACCCTTTGCGGGTCAAATTCTCACCGTTTATACCCGCCCCGGAGAAGTAGTCGGTACTAATGGGGTTGTGGCATTGGGACAAACCCAAAAAATGACCGCTGTTTTAGAGGTTTATGAAACCGAAATTCGTAAAGTAAAGCTAGGGCAAACGGTGCGTTTATTTGCCGATAGTATCAACGAACCGCTTTGGGGGAAAGTCACCCAGATTGGGGTGATCATTCAACGCCAAAACGTAATCAATTCCGACCCATCCGAAAATATTGATAGCCGGGTGGTGGAAGTACGGGTGGAACTCGCACCCCAATCCAGTCAGCAAGTGGCGGGGCAAACGAATCTGCAAATAACTGGAGAAATTCAGCCATGA
- the devC gene encoding ABC transporter permease DevC, which translates to MTVTLPKQKPIRSAPHKLGFWQNFRERTPLGWLQLRKNKGRLFVAVAGIGFADLLMFAQLGIQAALFESNTLLIQNLNADIILRSSQYRDLSLANTFPRRRLYQIQDVPGVAIADALYINNVVWKNPETRRKTQLTLVGQEVNQQVFDLPGLDLTTLKQLTQPDTFLFDRLARGQYANVVAQVAQGKTVSAEIDRRSIQVVGLFPLGASFATDGTLITSQENFLRFFPNRGAGQVTLGLIDLEPEANIDQVLHQIQAKLPLDTLATTKQEFLNLEQAYWAETTPIGLLFGFGTAMAFVVGIVIVFQILSTDVNDHLAEYATFKAMGYGNRYLFFIVIEEAMILALLGFVPGLALALGQYALIRSAASLPIGMTFARFWFVFFLTLVMCMTSGMIALRKVQAADPADIF; encoded by the coding sequence ATGACGGTGACCTTACCCAAACAAAAACCTATCCGTTCTGCACCTCACAAACTTGGGTTTTGGCAAAACTTTCGAGAACGCACGCCCCTGGGGTGGTTACAACTGCGTAAAAACAAGGGACGTTTGTTCGTAGCGGTGGCGGGTATTGGGTTTGCTGATCTGTTAATGTTCGCCCAACTTGGGATTCAAGCGGCATTATTTGAGAGTAATACCTTGTTGATTCAAAACCTCAACGCTGACATTATTTTACGCAGTAGCCAGTACCGGGATTTAAGTTTAGCCAATACCTTTCCCCGCCGCCGTCTTTATCAAATTCAAGATGTGCCAGGGGTAGCGATTGCCGATGCCTTATACATTAATAATGTGGTCTGGAAAAATCCCGAAACCCGGCGCAAAACCCAACTGACTCTGGTGGGTCAAGAAGTCAATCAGCAGGTATTTGATCTCCCCGGATTAGACTTGACAACACTCAAGCAACTCACGCAACCCGATACCTTTTTATTTGACCGATTAGCGCGGGGGCAATATGCCAATGTGGTGGCACAAGTGGCACAGGGGAAAACCGTGAGTGCTGAGATTGACCGGCGTTCGATTCAAGTGGTGGGTTTATTCCCCTTGGGAGCTTCATTCGCCACCGATGGCACGTTGATTACCAGTCAGGAAAACTTCCTGCGCTTTTTCCCCAATCGGGGGGCAGGACAGGTGACGTTGGGGTTAATTGATCTGGAACCTGAAGCCAATATTGACCAGGTTTTGCACCAAATTCAAGCTAAATTGCCCCTGGATACCCTCGCCACGACCAAACAGGAATTTCTGAATTTAGAACAAGCTTATTGGGCAGAAACAACGCCCATTGGTTTGTTATTTGGGTTTGGTACGGCGATGGCGTTTGTGGTGGGGATTGTGATTGTCTTTCAAATTCTTTCTACCGATGTAAATGACCATTTGGCCGAATATGCCACCTTCAAAGCGATGGGTTATGGCAACCGTTATCTATTTTTTATTGTCATCGAAGAGGCGATGATTTTAGCACTTTTGGGATTTGTACCCGGATTGGCACTGGCGTTAGGACAATACGCTTTGATTCGTTCAGCGGCTTCTCTACCGATCGGAATGACATTTGCCCGTTTTTGGTTTGTATTTTTCTTGACTTTAGTGATGTGTATGACTTCGGGAATGATTGCCCTCCGCAAAGTTCAAGCCGCTGACCCGGCTGATATTTTTTAA
- a CDS encoding DevA family ABC transporter ATP-binding protein, giving the protein MSQPAIAVTNLDHFFGKGELKKQVLFGINLVIKTGEIVILTGPSGSGKTTLLSLMGGLRSPQMGSLKILDTELVQADPLTALECRRQCGYIFQAHNLHSSLTALENVMMGLEVHGCFTRSARQTKATEMLNLVGLGQRVNYYPENLSGGQKQRVAIARALVSHPQILLADEPTAALDKQSGRDVVNLMQHLAQEQGCTILLVTHDNRILDIADRIIYMEDGRLKEDSIADLYPGH; this is encoded by the coding sequence ATGTCTCAGCCCGCTATTGCCGTTACCAATCTCGACCATTTTTTTGGTAAGGGGGAGTTAAAAAAACAAGTTCTATTTGGGATAAATTTGGTCATCAAAACGGGCGAAATTGTGATTCTCACCGGACCTTCGGGTTCTGGTAAAACCACATTACTTTCTTTGATGGGGGGCTTACGTTCACCCCAGATGGGAAGCCTCAAAATTTTAGATACTGAGCTGGTTCAGGCTGATCCCCTCACTGCTCTGGAATGCCGCCGCCAATGTGGTTATATTTTTCAAGCCCACAATTTACATAGCAGTCTAACGGCTTTGGAAAATGTGATGATGGGGTTAGAAGTTCATGGTTGTTTTACCCGCTCTGCACGGCAAACAAAAGCTACAGAAATGTTAAATTTGGTGGGATTAGGTCAGCGGGTGAATTATTACCCGGAAAATCTATCGGGGGGACAGAAGCAGCGGGTGGCAATTGCGAGGGCGTTGGTGAGTCATCCTCAAATTCTTTTAGCCGATGAACCGACGGCGGCTTTGGATAAACAATCGGGTCGAGATGTGGTGAATTTAATGCAGCACTTGGCTCAAGAGCAGGGATGCACAATTCTTCTTGTCACCCACGATAATCGGATTTTGGACATTGCCGACCGGATTATTTACATGGAAGATGGACGACTTAAGGAGGATTCTATTGCGGATTTATATCCTGGTCATTGA
- the mutY gene encoding A/G-specific adenine glycosylase: MDWQWFRTQLLTWYGEYGRDLPWRPTADPYAVLVSEFMLQQTQVMTVIPYYQRWLKQLPTLADCAQAQRQDIFKLWEGLGYYRRAEYLHQTCQMIMYNYGGNIPQELAILITLPGIGRTTAGGILSHAFNLPLPILDGNVQRVLSRLFALTTPPNRNQKQLWHYSQALLDPDQPGRFNQALMDVGAGVCLPKVPHCGRCPWQNGCMGEQTQQQHTLPVREPAKEIPHRTIGVGVIWNAQGQVLIDQRPSTGLLANLWEFPGGKVEPGESVPDCIRREIQEELALDIRVGAHLITVNHRYTHLRVTLVVHHGFYQSGIPELRGCQAYAWVELRDLSEYPFPQANHKIIQALATSPSPPWPLEMAEGRVQSE; encoded by the coding sequence ATGGATTGGCAATGGTTTCGCACCCAATTATTGACCTGGTATGGCGAGTATGGCCGGGATTTACCCTGGCGACCAACCGCTGACCCCTACGCCGTTTTGGTATCAGAATTTATGCTCCAACAAACCCAGGTGATGACCGTCATTCCCTACTACCAAAGGTGGTTAAAGCAATTACCTACATTGGCGGACTGTGCCCAAGCGCAACGGCAGGATATATTCAAACTTTGGGAAGGTTTGGGCTATTATCGGCGGGCGGAATATCTCCACCAAACCTGTCAAATGATTATGTATAATTATGGGGGTAATATTCCCCAAGAATTAGCAATTTTAATCACTTTGCCGGGGATTGGCCGGACGACTGCCGGGGGGATTTTGAGCCATGCGTTTAATCTACCTTTACCGATTTTGGATGGGAATGTACAACGGGTGTTGAGCCGTTTATTTGCCCTCACCACGCCCCCCAATCGGAATCAAAAACAGCTTTGGCATTATTCCCAAGCGTTACTTGACCCCGACCAGCCCGGTCGCTTTAACCAAGCCCTGATGGATGTGGGCGCAGGGGTGTGTTTGCCCAAAGTGCCGCATTGCGGGCGTTGTCCCTGGCAGAATGGGTGCATGGGTGAGCAAACGCAACAACAACATACATTACCCGTGCGGGAACCGGCTAAGGAGATTCCCCACCGGACGATTGGGGTGGGGGTGATTTGGAATGCCCAGGGGCAGGTGTTGATTGACCAACGACCCAGTACCGGTTTACTGGCCAATCTATGGGAATTTCCGGGGGGTAAAGTGGAACCGGGAGAATCCGTCCCAGACTGCATTCGACGGGAAATCCAGGAGGAATTGGCTCTTGATATTCGGGTCGGCGCGCATCTGATCACCGTGAATCATCGTTATACGCATCTGCGGGTAACTTTGGTGGTGCATCATGGCTTTTATCAAAGTGGCATACCAGAATTGCGGGGCTGTCAAGCCTACGCCTGGGTGGAATTAAGGGACTTATCTGAGTATCCCTTTCCCCAGGCGAATCACAAAATCATTCAGGCATTAGCAACCAGCCCGTCCCCCCCCTGGCCTCTCGAAATGGCAGAGGGGCGAGTACAATCAGAATGA
- the lpxA gene encoding acyl-ACP--UDP-N-acetylglucosamine O-acyltransferase gives MSEVTVTLAHATAVIHPGAQLHPTVRVGPYAVVGERVKIGAGTTIGAHVVIDGDTEIGAGNQIFPGATIGLEPQDLKYDGSLSRVRIGDNNLIREYVTINRATRAGEETVLGNHNLLMAYVHVAHNCVLENAIVIANSVALAGHVHIESRATIGGMLGVHQFVRIGRLAMVGGMSRIDRDVPPYMLVEGHPARVRLLNRVGLHRAGLAQGEEGQALKRAFRLLYRSGLTLSQALEQLQPLTDQYETLRHLHQFLIESQGEDRRGLIPGIKQRAEDSD, from the coding sequence ATGTCTGAGGTTACTGTGACCCTAGCCCATGCAACGGCGGTAATTCATCCGGGGGCGCAACTTCACCCCACCGTGCGGGTAGGGCCTTATGCGGTGGTTGGGGAGCGGGTCAAAATCGGGGCGGGAACGACCATTGGTGCCCATGTGGTGATTGATGGGGATACGGAAATTGGGGCGGGGAATCAGATTTTTCCGGGGGCGACAATTGGCCTCGAACCCCAGGATTTGAAGTATGACGGTTCGCTGTCCCGGGTGCGGATTGGGGACAATAACCTGATTCGGGAATATGTCACCATCAATCGGGCGACCCGGGCGGGGGAAGAAACAGTGCTGGGTAATCACAATTTACTGATGGCCTATGTCCATGTGGCGCACAATTGCGTCCTGGAAAATGCCATCGTGATTGCCAATAGTGTGGCCTTGGCGGGTCATGTGCATATCGAATCCCGGGCGACGATTGGCGGGATGCTGGGGGTGCATCAGTTTGTGCGGATTGGCCGGTTGGCGATGGTAGGGGGCATGAGCCGGATTGACCGGGATGTGCCGCCCTATATGCTGGTGGAGGGGCATCCGGCGCGGGTGCGGCTGCTGAATCGGGTGGGTCTGCACCGGGCGGGCTTGGCGCAGGGGGAGGAAGGGCAGGCCCTCAAACGGGCATTTCGGCTGTTGTATCGCTCCGGTTTAACCCTCTCCCAGGCGTTGGAACAACTCCAGCCCTTGACCGACCAGTACGAAACCCTGCGGCATTTACATCAATTTCTCATCGAGTCCCAGGGGGAAGATCGCCGGGGGCTGATTCCAGGAATCAAACAGCGTGCCGAAGATTCTGATTAG